In Fusobacterium hwasookii, a single window of DNA contains:
- the nhaC gene encoding Na+/H+ antiporter NhaC, whose product MPKEKVKPSLFVAVLPFIFIIIFMLLGTLVFGSPAQIPLILGIAVTCIIGHFLGYSYEEIEDSMIETNKMGLQANFIMLIVGCLIGSWIVGGVVPGMIYYGLKLFTPRIFLIILPVMCAIISVSTGSAWTTAGTMGTAAMGIGVGMGIPAPLVAGAVVSGASFGDKLSPLSDSTNLAAATAEAGLFDHVRHMLKTTIPSFLIALLIFAFLGRNFGSANIDNHAIENITTTIANNFKITPLIFIPPIIIIVVIFLKVPPVPGMLIGTLAGVGMCFYQGVDLTTILAALYEGPSIETGNAIVDKLLNRGGLLFMMETISLVMCALAFGGAIKSIGCIDTIIEAVLKHLRRRGSIITSNVLMCILCNFAAADQYMSIVIPGQMYKKVYKKLNLAPENLSRTLEDAGTLTSGLVPWSTCGAVYLATLGVSAFQYGRYHILGLVNPIVAIVYAYLLIFLNPLDKSKPIKDRLTDEDLKEL is encoded by the coding sequence ATGCCAAAAGAAAAAGTTAAACCATCGCTTTTTGTAGCAGTATTGCCATTTATTTTTATAATTATATTTATGTTACTAGGAACTTTAGTCTTTGGTTCTCCTGCTCAAATTCCATTAATTTTAGGAATTGCAGTTACTTGTATCATAGGACATTTTCTAGGTTACTCCTATGAAGAAATTGAAGATTCTATGATAGAAACTAATAAAATGGGTTTACAAGCTAATTTTATTATGTTGATTGTAGGTTGTTTAATTGGTTCTTGGATAGTAGGTGGAGTTGTTCCAGGTATGATATATTATGGTTTAAAATTATTTACTCCTAGAATATTTCTAATTATCTTACCTGTTATGTGTGCAATAATAAGTGTGTCAACTGGAAGTGCATGGACAACAGCTGGTACTATGGGAACTGCTGCTATGGGAATTGGAGTAGGAATGGGTATCCCTGCACCATTAGTTGCAGGTGCTGTTGTGAGTGGAGCTTCTTTTGGAGATAAACTATCACCACTTTCTGATAGTACAAACCTTGCTGCTGCTACAGCAGAAGCAGGATTATTTGACCACGTAAGACATATGTTAAAAACAACCATTCCAAGTTTTTTAATTGCTCTCCTAATATTTGCTTTTTTAGGTAGAAATTTTGGAAGTGCTAATATAGATAACCATGCAATAGAAAATATTACAACAACAATAGCTAATAATTTTAAGATTACTCCTTTAATATTTATTCCACCAATTATAATAATAGTTGTAATATTTTTAAAAGTTCCTCCTGTTCCAGGAATGTTAATTGGTACTCTTGCAGGTGTAGGTATGTGCTTCTATCAAGGTGTAGACTTAACAACTATACTTGCTGCATTATATGAAGGACCTAGTATAGAAACTGGCAATGCCATTGTTGATAAATTACTAAATAGAGGTGGCTTACTTTTCATGATGGAAACTATCTCTCTTGTAATGTGTGCCTTGGCATTTGGTGGTGCTATAAAATCAATAGGTTGTATTGACACAATAATTGAAGCTGTTTTAAAACACTTAAGAAGAAGAGGTTCAATAATTACTTCAAATGTTCTTATGTGTATCTTATGTAACTTTGCAGCAGCAGATCAATATATGTCAATAGTCATTCCAGGACAAATGTATAAGAAGGTCTATAAAAAATTGAATCTTGCTCCTGAAAATCTATCAAGAACTCTTGAAGATGCTGGAACATTAACATCTGGACTTGTACCTTGGTCTACTTGTGGGGCTGTTTATTTAGCAACTCTAGGAGTAAGTGCTTTCCAATATGGTAGATACCATATTTTAGGTTTAGTAAATCCAATAGTGGCTATAGTTTATGCTTATCTTTTGATTTTCTTAAATCCTCTTGATAAATCAAAACCAATAAAAGATAGATTGACAGATGAAGATTTAAAAGAATTATAA
- a CDS encoding lipocalin family protein yields MSLRFGIKFLMLIVFFLVSVFSFAGERYKVESITTQGQTVDVTRQDCYKDSYIEINGSIATVSLSYVEGSSCKVATGNSKMQSQGNGRYILLANDGSKHAELIINNGKAKYIQDTGIIFIFSKVGGTTTTSKSTTKSGQSKSVATKPGRGIFVGTDFSGYDDGIYLRDDGTFSYSLGKDWKTNVDGTYVISGKDIITTDKKNGEKNTYTYDGNPATTGAIYAPGSHYLFKAVIPKNKIPDGVYSFYVGFVNGNATTGVYGSGSRGYIKFEGNRFIESSSSFSSVSSASVGGGSASSSRESGTYTINNGDLTLKYDDGTIVKHSFFYVLKSNGTVSMVVLDGDSYYNE; encoded by the coding sequence ATGAGTTTAAGATTTGGAATAAAATTTCTTATGTTGATAGTATTTTTCTTAGTATCTGTTTTCTCTTTTGCAGGGGAAAGATATAAGGTTGAATCAATAACAACACAAGGGCAAACAGTAGATGTTACTAGACAAGATTGCTATAAGGATTCATACATAGAAATTAATGGTTCAATAGCAACTGTTAGTTTAAGTTATGTAGAAGGGAGTTCTTGTAAAGTAGCTACTGGTAATTCCAAAATGCAAAGTCAAGGAAATGGAAGATATATTCTTTTGGCAAATGATGGCTCAAAACATGCCGAACTTATTATAAACAATGGTAAAGCTAAATATATACAAGATACAGGAATTATATTTATATTTAGTAAGGTAGGAGGAACTACAACTACAAGTAAGTCTACAACAAAATCTGGTCAATCAAAATCAGTAGCAACGAAGCCAGGAAGAGGTATATTTGTAGGAACTGATTTTTCAGGATATGATGATGGAATTTATCTTAGAGATGATGGAACATTTAGTTATTCACTAGGGAAAGATTGGAAAACAAATGTTGATGGAACTTATGTAATAAGTGGAAAAGATATTATTACAACAGATAAGAAAAATGGAGAAAAAAATACTTATACTTATGATGGAAATCCAGCAACAACTGGTGCAATATATGCTCCTGGAAGTCATTATTTGTTTAAAGCAGTTATTCCAAAAAATAAAATACCTGATGGTGTATATAGTTTTTATGTGGGCTTTGTAAATGGAAATGCTACAACAGGAGTTTATGGCTCAGGTTCAAGAGGATATATAAAGTTTGAAGGAAATAGATTTATTGAATCTTCAAGTTCATTTTCTTCTGTTTCTTCTGCTTCTGTTGGAGGAGGTTCTGCTAGTTCAAGTAGAGAATCAGGAACATATACTATAAATAATGGAGATTTAACATTAAAATATGATGATGGTACTATTGTAAAACATAGCTTCTTCTATGTTTTAAAATCAAATGGAACAGTATCAATGGTAGTTCTTGATGGAGATAGTTATTATAACGAGTAA
- a CDS encoding WYL domain-containing protein, producing MKKIRVTVPEDVWDIIKIDQEDFGINNNKFCNYILEKLKFNRKIETEKVLQAQGRTHKKIIQFDLNDNNKEIYYDILKSNEVEIEAEYFRELFEIYCSKFKYQRELFIYEDKLKSILDAIKDENKLKIRYFSEIIDIDPIFIRREDKGNENFLFCYVEKLNSYQNYKLKEMEIVAILPEKMKKRDKKFIESMKKKYDPFLGKATTIKVKLTTLGESLLKTFTEYRPKLIKNEKDIYYFETSEEQAKMYFRGFSKEAEILEPDSLREDIIKEYQEAIKKYENT from the coding sequence TTGAAAAAAATAAGAGTTACAGTTCCTGAAGATGTCTGGGATATAATAAAAATAGACCAAGAGGATTTTGGAATAAATAACAATAAATTCTGTAATTATATTTTAGAAAAATTAAAATTTAATAGAAAAATTGAAACAGAAAAAGTACTTCAAGCCCAAGGAAGAACACATAAAAAGATTATTCAATTTGACTTAAATGACAATAACAAAGAGATATATTATGATATTTTAAAATCTAATGAAGTAGAAATTGAAGCAGAATATTTTAGAGAATTATTTGAAATATACTGCTCAAAATTTAAGTACCAAAGAGAATTATTTATTTATGAAGATAAGTTAAAATCTATATTAGATGCCATAAAAGATGAAAATAAATTAAAAATAAGATATTTTTCTGAAATCATTGATATAGACCCAATCTTTATTCGTAGGGAAGATAAAGGAAATGAAAACTTCTTATTTTGTTATGTTGAAAAATTAAATTCTTATCAAAACTATAAATTAAAAGAAATGGAAATAGTGGCTATATTACCTGAAAAAATGAAGAAAAGAGATAAAAAGTTCATAGAGAGTATGAAGAAGAAGTATGATCCGTTTTTAGGAAAGGCTACAACTATAAAGGTTAAATTGACAACCTTAGGAGAGAGTTTATTAAAAACTTTTACTGAATATAGACCAAAACTAATAAAAAATGAAAAAGATATTTATTATTTTGAAACATCAGAAGAACAAGCAAAGATGTATTTTAGAGGTTTCTCAAAAGAAGCTGAAATATTAGAGCCTGATTCATTGAGAGAAGATATAATAAAAGAATATCAAGAAGCTATAAAAAAATATGAAAATACTTGA
- a CDS encoding ABC transporter ATP-binding protein, with the protein MINISNIKKTFYSALGEEKAIFNGLNLEINQGDFISVIGSNGAGKTTLLNTISGNIDLDDGYIEVDGKNINNLAKHKRGEFISKVYQNPALGTAPSMTIFENLSMADNKGKIFGLSLGLNYSRKEYYMSLLKELDLGLENLLDTEVQYLSGGQRQCLALIMATLNQPKVLLLDEHTAALDPKTSKIIMDKTEEIVKKSEIPTLMITHNLQDAIRYGNRLIMLHNGEIILDIKGKEKEELTQDVLMEIFQKKATYSDVM; encoded by the coding sequence ATGATAAATATATCAAATATTAAAAAGACATTTTATTCTGCATTAGGTGAAGAAAAAGCCATATTTAATGGATTAAATTTAGAAATAAATCAAGGGGATTTTATCTCAGTTATAGGAAGTAATGGAGCAGGAAAAACTACTCTACTTAATACTATTAGTGGAAACATAGATTTAGATGATGGCTATATAGAAGTTGATGGGAAAAATATAAATAATTTAGCTAAGCATAAAAGAGGAGAATTCATATCTAAAGTTTATCAAAATCCAGCATTAGGAACAGCTCCTTCTATGACTATATTTGAAAATTTATCTATGGCAGATAATAAGGGAAAAATATTTGGTTTAAGTTTAGGTTTAAATTATTCAAGAAAAGAATACTATATGAGTTTATTAAAAGAGTTAGATTTAGGTCTAGAAAATTTACTTGATACAGAAGTTCAATATCTATCAGGTGGACAAAGACAATGTCTTGCATTAATAATGGCAACTTTAAATCAACCAAAGGTTTTATTGCTTGATGAACATACAGCTGCCCTAGACCCTAAGACTTCAAAAATAATTATGGATAAAACAGAAGAAATAGTTAAAAAATCTGAAATTCCTACTCTTATGATAACTCATAATTTACAAGATGCTATAAGATATGGAAATCGTTTAATTATGCTTCATAATGGAGAAATTATTTTAGATATAAAGGGAAAAGAAAAAGAAGAGTTGACACAAGATGTATTAATGGAAATCTTCCAAAAGAAAGCAACTTACTCAGATGTGATGTAA
- a CDS encoding ABC transporter permease produces MLQATIEQSLIFAIMVLGVYISFRILNFPDMTVDGTFPLGAAISAKLLTLGVNPYLTLLVALIAGAAAGAITGLIHVKLKVKDLLAGILVMTALYSVNLRVMGKSNIPLFEEDNIFNTEYSMMITIVVLILISKFLLDYLLKTKFGFALKALGDNENLIVSLGVNEEKYKIYGLMIANVFVAFSGAVLAQYQGFADVGMGTGIIVIGLASIIIGDTLFGKRRRLAGTTIVIIGSILYRGVIAVTLSMGMDASDLKLITSIIVIVILWIQKQKDKRRK; encoded by the coding sequence ATGTTACAGGCTACGATAGAGCAGAGTTTAATATTTGCAATAATGGTTTTAGGAGTTTATATATCTTTTAGAATATTAAACTTTCCAGATATGACAGTTGATGGAACTTTCCCTTTGGGAGCAGCAATTTCAGCAAAGTTATTGACTTTAGGAGTAAATCCATATTTAACATTGTTAGTTGCACTTATTGCTGGAGCAGCAGCAGGAGCGATAACAGGACTTATCCATGTGAAATTAAAAGTTAAAGATTTACTTGCAGGAATTTTAGTTATGACTGCTCTATATAGTGTAAATTTAAGAGTTATGGGAAAGTCAAATATACCATTATTTGAGGAAGATAATATATTTAATACTGAATATTCAATGATGATAACTATTGTAGTTTTAATTTTAATAAGTAAATTTCTTTTAGATTATTTGTTAAAAACAAAGTTTGGCTTTGCTTTAAAAGCATTAGGAGATAATGAAAATTTAATTGTGTCTTTGGGCGTAAATGAAGAGAAATATAAAATATATGGACTTATGATAGCAAATGTTTTTGTAGCTTTCTCAGGAGCTGTACTTGCACAATATCAAGGTTTTGCTGATGTAGGAATGGGAACAGGAATTATAGTTATAGGGCTTGCCTCAATAATAATTGGAGATACTTTATTTGGAAAAAGAAGAAGATTGGCAGGGACTACAATAGTAATAATTGGTTCAATACTGTATAGAGGAGTTATAGCAGTAACTTTATCTATGGGTATGGATGCAAGTGATTTAAAATTAATTACTTCTATAATTGTAATTGTAATTTTGTGGATACAAAAGCAAAAAGATAAAAGGAGAAAATAA
- a CDS encoding ABC transporter substrate-binding protein encodes MKKLLTILGLMLGLTTLSVAAEKEIKVGITQIVEHPSLDAARKGVEKALKEKGKGKNIKIEYQSAQGDFGTAQLIAKSYASSKKDVIIAISTPSAQAALNATKTIPIVYTAVTDGASAGLKGNNITGTSDMSPLDKQAELIKTLLPNAKKVGFLYNPSEQNSLLLLEKFKGIAKVKGLTVVEKGVSSVNDINLAIDSLLGQIDVLYIPTDNLVYSSASLVIQKANKKNVPVIASTNDIVEKGALATESIDYEKLGYQTGERVIDVLNGKNPKDIPVETLKQTTLVVNEKIAKKYNISLDNPKLKNAVKY; translated from the coding sequence ATGAAAAAATTATTAACTATATTAGGATTGATGTTAGGTTTAACAACTTTATCAGTGGCAGCTGAAAAAGAAATTAAAGTAGGAATTACACAAATAGTTGAACATCCATCATTAGATGCTGCAAGAAAAGGTGTTGAAAAGGCTTTAAAAGAAAAGGGAAAAGGAAAAAATATAAAAATAGAATATCAATCAGCACAAGGAGATTTTGGAACAGCACAACTAATTGCTAAATCTTATGCCTCATCTAAAAAAGATGTAATAATTGCAATATCAACTCCAAGTGCCCAAGCTGCACTTAATGCAACAAAGACTATACCAATAGTTTATACAGCAGTAACAGATGGAGCTAGTGCAGGATTAAAAGGGAATAATATAACAGGGACTTCTGATATGTCACCTTTGGATAAACAAGCAGAGCTTATTAAAACTCTACTTCCAAATGCAAAGAAAGTAGGATTTCTATATAATCCTAGTGAACAAAACTCATTATTATTGTTAGAAAAATTTAAAGGAATTGCAAAAGTAAAAGGACTTACTGTTGTAGAAAAAGGTGTTAGTTCAGTAAATGATATTAATTTAGCAATAGATTCTTTATTAGGTCAAATAGATGTCCTATATATACCAACTGACAATTTAGTATATTCATCAGCTAGTTTAGTTATACAAAAAGCTAATAAAAAGAATGTACCAGTTATAGCTTCAACAAATGATATTGTAGAAAAAGGAGCTTTGGCAACAGAAAGTATAGATTATGAAAAATTAGGATATCAAACAGGAGAAAGAGTAATAGATGTTTTAAATGGAAAAAATCCTAAAGATATTCCAGTAGAAACTTTAAAACAAACAACTTTGGTTGTAAATGAAAAAATAGCTAAAAAATATAATATATCACTTGATAATCCTAAGTTAAAAAATGCAGTAAAGTATTAA
- a CDS encoding formate--tetrahydrofolate ligase, with product MTDIQIAQAAQKENIVEIAKRLGLTEDDIEQYGKYKAKINLDVLQKNKRPNGKLILVTAITPTPAGEGKSTVTIGLTQALNKIGKLSSAAIREPSLGPVFGMKGGAAGGGYAQVVPMEDINLHFTGDMHAIGIAHNLISACIDNHINSGNALGIDITKITWKRVVDMNDRALRNIVIGLGGKANGYPRQDSFQITVGSEIMAILCLSNSITELKEKIKNIVFGTSLEGKLLRVGDLHIEVAVAALLKDAIKPNLVQTLENTPVFIHGGPFANIAHGCNSILATKMALKLTDYVVTEAGFAADLGAEKFIDIKCRLGGLKPDCAVIVATVRALEHHGKGDLKAGLENLDKHIDNIKNKYKLPLVVAINKFVTDTDEQIAMIEKFCNERGAEVSLCEVWAKGGEGGKDLAEKVLRAIDGNKTEFDYFYDINLTVKEKIEKICKEIYGADGVVFAPATKKVFDTIAAEGLEKLPVCMSKTQKSISDNPALLGKPTGFKVTINDLRLAVGAGFVIAMAGDIIDMPGLPKKPSAEVIDIDENGVISGLF from the coding sequence ATGACTGATATTCAAATTGCACAAGCAGCTCAAAAGGAAAACATTGTAGAAATCGCTAAGAGATTAGGGTTAACAGAGGACGATATAGAACAATATGGAAAATATAAAGCTAAGATTAATTTAGATGTTCTTCAAAAGAACAAAAGACCTAACGGAAAATTAATTTTAGTAACAGCAATAACACCTACTCCAGCAGGAGAAGGGAAATCTACTGTAACTATAGGACTTACACAAGCTTTAAATAAAATTGGTAAATTATCTTCAGCAGCTATAAGAGAACCATCTTTAGGACCAGTATTTGGAATGAAAGGTGGAGCAGCAGGTGGAGGATATGCTCAAGTTGTTCCTATGGAAGATATCAACCTACATTTCACTGGAGATATGCATGCAATAGGTATAGCTCATAACTTAATCTCTGCTTGTATAGATAACCATATCAATTCTGGAAATGCATTAGGAATTGATATAACTAAAATAACTTGGAAAAGAGTTGTGGACATGAACGACAGAGCTCTTAGAAACATTGTTATAGGACTTGGTGGAAAAGCTAACGGATATCCAAGACAAGATTCTTTCCAAATTACAGTTGGATCTGAAATAATGGCAATACTTTGCTTATCTAACTCAATAACTGAATTAAAAGAAAAAATTAAAAATATAGTTTTTGGTACTTCATTAGAAGGAAAATTATTAAGAGTTGGAGATTTACATATAGAAGTAGCAGTTGCAGCACTTCTTAAAGATGCTATAAAACCTAACTTGGTTCAAACATTAGAAAATACTCCAGTATTTATCCATGGAGGACCATTTGCAAATATAGCTCATGGATGTAACTCAATACTTGCTACAAAAATGGCATTAAAATTAACTGACTATGTTGTTACAGAAGCAGGATTTGCTGCTGACCTAGGAGCAGAAAAATTCATAGACATCAAATGTAGACTTGGTGGATTAAAACCTGATTGTGCTGTTATAGTTGCAACAGTTAGAGCATTAGAACACCACGGAAAAGGTGACTTAAAAGCAGGATTAGAAAACTTAGATAAACATATAGATAATATTAAAAATAAATATAAATTACCATTAGTTGTTGCAATTAACAAGTTCGTAACAGACACTGATGAACAAATAGCTATGATAGAAAAATTCTGTAATGAAAGAGGAGCAGAAGTTTCTCTATGTGAAGTTTGGGCAAAAGGTGGAGAAGGTGGAAAAGACCTTGCTGAAAAAGTTTTAAGAGCAATAGATGGAAATAAAACTGAATTTGATTATTTCTATGACATAAACTTAACTGTTAAAGAAAAAATAGAAAAAATCTGTAAAGAAATCTATGGAGCAGATGGAGTTGTATTCGCACCTGCAACTAAAAAAGTATTTGATACAATAGCAGCTGAAGGTTTAGAAAAACTTCCAGTATGTATGTCAAAAACTCAAAAATCAATTTCTGATAATCCAGCATTATTAGGAAAACCTACTGGATTTAAAGTAACTATAAATGATCTTCGTCTAGCTGTTGGAGCAGGATTCGTTATAGCTATGGCAGGAGATATCATAGATATGCCAGGATTACCTAAGAAACCATCAGCAGAAGTAATTGATATTGATGAAAATGGAGTTATCTCTGGATTATTCTAA
- a CDS encoding YoaK family protein: MNKQKLIKFFDHKEEFAPNERLWLFCMLMLIAGFWGGFTYSLRGRVFVNAQTGNLVFLSLGIASWDTSLIKNALATFLAYFCGIITAEFISKEINKISFLIWERILLFFSLIVTICLGFIPETAPFEFTNFSIAFTAAMQFNTFEKAHGMGMATPFCTNHVKQASANFVRFLKTRDSNKLRISLSHLSMILSFITGATLSIFLGRFFFGKAIWLSSVFIVITLYFFSKSLKTYKAKKLR, encoded by the coding sequence ATGAATAAACAAAAATTGATAAAATTTTTTGATCATAAAGAAGAATTTGCTCCTAATGAAAGACTTTGGTTATTTTGCATGTTAATGTTAATTGCTGGTTTCTGGGGTGGATTTACTTACTCATTAAGAGGAAGAGTTTTTGTAAATGCTCAAACAGGTAACTTGGTATTTTTATCATTAGGTATTGCTTCTTGGGATACTTCCTTAATAAAAAATGCTCTTGCTACATTTTTAGCTTACTTCTGTGGAATAATTACAGCTGAATTTATTTCAAAAGAAATCAACAAAATCTCTTTTCTTATTTGGGAAAGAATTTTACTATTTTTCAGTCTTATTGTAACTATTTGTTTAGGTTTTATTCCTGAAACTGCTCCTTTTGAATTTACAAATTTTAGTATAGCTTTTACAGCTGCAATGCAATTTAATACTTTTGAAAAGGCACATGGAATGGGAATGGCTACTCCATTTTGTACTAACCATGTAAAACAAGCTTCTGCTAATTTTGTTAGATTTTTAAAAACAAGAGATAGTAATAAATTAAGAATTTCTTTAAGTCATTTAAGTATGATTCTATCTTTTATTACAGGTGCAACATTGTCAATATTCTTAGGAAGATTTTTCTTTGGAAAAGCTATCTGGTTATCTTCAGTATTTATAGTTATAACCTTATATTTCTTTTCAAAATCTTTAAAAACTTACAAAGCTAAAAAATTAAGATAA
- a CDS encoding PepSY domain-containing protein — MKKLLIVGAIILGSIGFSTSVLAAISEQQAKDIALKEAQGGQITKFKLDRENGRMVYEIEVMNGNIEKDYEIDAETGAIVKLEHEQKNYGNNNSVNNPKISYEQAKEIALKNSKNGKFKEIELKHKNGVLVYDVEIAEGFMDREFLIDANTGAILRDKKDF; from the coding sequence ATGAAAAAATTATTAATAGTAGGAGCAATTATTTTAGGAAGTATAGGATTTTCAACAAGTGTTTTAGCAGCAATAAGTGAACAACAAGCAAAGGACATAGCTTTAAAAGAAGCACAAGGTGGACAAATAACAAAGTTTAAATTAGATAGAGAAAATGGAAGAATGGTTTATGAAATAGAAGTAATGAATGGAAATATTGAAAAAGATTATGAAATAGATGCGGAAACAGGAGCAATAGTAAAGTTAGAACATGAACAAAAGAATTATGGAAATAATAATTCAGTAAATAATCCAAAAATTTCTTATGAACAAGCAAAAGAAATAGCATTAAAAAATTCTAAAAATGGAAAATTTAAAGAAATAGAATTAAAACATAAAAATGGAGTATTAGTATATGATGTAGAAATTGCAGAAGGATTTATGGATAGAGAATTCCTTATAGATGCAAATACAGGAGCAATTTTAAGAGATAAAAAAGATTTCTAA
- a CDS encoding PepSY domain-containing protein yields MKKLLIVGAIILGSIGFSTTALGAISEQQAKDIALKEAQGGQITKFKLDSENGRMVYEIEVMNGNIEKDYEIDAETGAIVKLEQEQKNHGNNNSVNNPKISYDKAKEIALKNSKNGKFKEIELKHRNGVLVYDVEIAEGFMDREFLIDANTGAILKDKKDF; encoded by the coding sequence ATGAAAAAATTATTAATAGTAGGAGCAATTATTTTAGGAAGCATAGGGTTTTCAACAACTGCCTTAGGAGCAATAAGTGAACAACAAGCAAAGGACATAGCTTTAAAAGAAGCACAAGGTGGACAAATAACAAAGTTTAAATTGGATAGTGAAAATGGAAGAATGGTTTATGAAATAGAAGTAATGAATGGAAATATTGAAAAAGACTATGAAATAGATGCTGAAACAGGAGCAATAGTAAAATTAGAACAAGAACAAAAGAATCATGGAAATAATAATTCAGTAAATAATCCAAAAATTTCTTATGATAAAGCTAAAGAAATAGCATTAAAAAATTCTAAAAATGGAAAATTCAAAGAAATAGAATTAAAACATAGAAATGGAGTATTAGTATATGATGTAGAAATTGCAGAAGGATTCATGGATAGAGAGTTCCTTATAGATGCAAATACAGGAGCAATTTTAAAAGATAAAAAAGATTTCTAA